Proteins encoded together in one Bradyrhizobium sp. CB82 window:
- a CDS encoding EAL domain-containing protein, whose protein sequence is MQLADQKQSDRDELEPILYAALINSMVQNFWAIFLGSASTAVAAVMTAMKTGDVLLWPIAFLLIAVGTARAFQMRGYEDRTPALTFEQAKHLEPRYWLGALIYAGVLGLWCFVVIYNNDDPVANMLCVAVTVGYTAGGAARNYGQPRVIQWHVILACGPMSLALLLHGGFYYVGLAALLVLFFIGLKNINLSLHAIFVKALTSSFRESALASQFDTALNNMPHGLCMFRADGRLAVMNHRFSDLMVLPEDFVTRGASAADILTACVAADSISAESGNMILGEIEGAQMKEIVTTDPDLKRCRTLSWTFQPMAGGGTVLLLEDITERTNAEAKISHLARYDELTALPNRVSFRDEIERLLTISHDAERLSALLFVDLDQFKQVNDTLGHPCGDQLLCAVANRLREMLRPEDFVARFGGDEFVVFQQNINAPEDAAALARRIVERLSERYRIDNHLVEIGASIGIALTSPEGSSADTLLKNADMALYRAKADGRGTFCFFRDEMAATVEARRILELDLRKALANEEFELFYQPLVNLKTGKITTCETLLRWNHPVRGTVSPVDIIPVAEDMGLIVDLGRWILRRACMECMKWPDGVSVAVNFSPQQFHQRDVLSEIRYALEVSGLPADRLEIEITESSLLRNTQLTHDILSQLHALGVSISLDDFGTGYSSLSYLHNFPMQKVKIDRSFLEGIDTDRPLTLLRGVARLSADLGMAVVVEGIETNEQLELISADGTVTEAQGYLFSRPVPAVRMRQLLNASHGRRGEDELQVVGSRSFA, encoded by the coding sequence ATGCAACTCGCCGACCAGAAGCAGAGTGATCGAGACGAGCTGGAGCCCATACTCTACGCCGCTCTCATCAACTCCATGGTGCAGAATTTCTGGGCGATCTTCCTAGGCTCGGCTTCCACGGCCGTGGCCGCGGTCATGACTGCGATGAAGACCGGCGACGTCTTGCTGTGGCCGATCGCGTTTCTGCTCATCGCTGTCGGCACCGCGCGCGCGTTCCAGATGCGCGGCTACGAAGACCGAACGCCGGCTTTGACGTTCGAGCAGGCCAAGCACCTGGAGCCGCGCTACTGGCTCGGCGCGCTCATCTATGCAGGGGTGCTCGGCCTGTGGTGCTTCGTTGTCATCTACAACAACGACGATCCGGTCGCGAACATGCTCTGCGTCGCCGTTACGGTCGGCTACACTGCCGGCGGAGCGGCCCGCAACTACGGTCAGCCCAGGGTGATCCAATGGCACGTCATACTTGCCTGCGGTCCGATGTCGCTCGCCCTGCTGCTGCATGGCGGGTTCTACTACGTTGGGCTCGCCGCGCTGCTCGTCCTGTTCTTCATCGGTCTGAAGAACATCAACCTCAGCCTGCACGCCATCTTCGTCAAGGCTCTGACCTCGAGTTTCCGCGAATCCGCGCTGGCGAGTCAGTTCGATACTGCGCTGAACAACATGCCGCACGGCCTATGCATGTTCCGCGCCGACGGACGGCTTGCGGTGATGAACCATCGCTTCAGCGACTTGATGGTGCTGCCGGAGGATTTCGTCACCCGCGGCGCCAGCGCCGCCGACATCCTCACGGCCTGCGTGGCCGCCGACTCGATCTCCGCGGAGAGCGGCAACATGATCCTCGGCGAGATCGAGGGCGCGCAGATGAAGGAGATCGTCACCACCGATCCCGATCTGAAGCGCTGCCGCACGCTGTCATGGACGTTCCAGCCGATGGCCGGCGGCGGCACGGTGCTGCTGCTCGAGGACATCACCGAGCGCACCAATGCGGAAGCCAAGATCAGCCATCTGGCGCGCTATGACGAACTCACGGCGCTGCCGAACAGGGTCAGTTTCCGCGACGAGATCGAGCGGCTGCTCACGATCTCGCACGATGCCGAGCGCCTCTCCGCGCTGCTGTTCGTCGATCTCGATCAGTTCAAGCAGGTCAACGACACGCTTGGCCACCCCTGCGGCGACCAGCTCCTGTGCGCGGTGGCGAATCGTCTGCGCGAGATGCTGCGCCCCGAAGATTTCGTCGCGCGCTTCGGCGGCGACGAGTTCGTCGTGTTTCAGCAGAACATCAACGCGCCTGAGGATGCTGCGGCGCTTGCCCGACGCATCGTCGAGCGGCTCAGCGAGCGCTATCGCATCGACAATCACCTGGTCGAGATCGGCGCCAGCATCGGTATCGCCTTGACCTCGCCCGAGGGCTCCAGCGCCGATACGCTTTTGAAGAACGCCGACATGGCGCTCTACCGCGCCAAGGCCGACGGCCGCGGCACCTTCTGCTTCTTCCGCGACGAGATGGCGGCGACCGTCGAGGCCCGCCGCATCCTCGAGCTCGATCTGCGCAAGGCGCTCGCCAACGAGGAGTTCGAGCTGTTCTATCAGCCGCTGGTCAATCTGAAGACCGGCAAGATCACAACCTGCGAGACGCTGCTGCGCTGGAACCATCCGGTGCGCGGCACGGTCTCGCCGGTCGACATCATCCCGGTCGCCGAAGACATGGGCCTGATCGTCGATCTCGGCCGCTGGATCCTGCGCCGGGCCTGCATGGAATGCATGAAGTGGCCAGACGGCGTCAGCGTCGCCGTCAACTTCTCGCCGCAGCAGTTCCACCAGCGCGACGTGCTCAGCGAAATCCGTTACGCGCTGGAGGTCTCGGGCCTTCCGGCGGACAGGCTGGAGATCGAGATCACCGAATCCTCGCTCTTGCGCAACACACAGCTGACCCACGACATCCTGTCGCAGCTTCACGCGCTCGGGGTCAGCATCTCGCTCGACGACTTCGGCACTGGCTATTCGAGCCTCAGCTATCTGCATAACTTCCCGATGCAGAAGGTGAAGATCGACCGCTCCTTCCTGGAAGGCATCGACACCGACCGGCCGCTCACGCTGCTGCGCGGCGTGGCACGGCTGTCGGCTGATCTTGGCATGGCGGTCGTGGTCGAGGGCATCGAGACCAACGAGCAGCTTGAGCTGATCAGCGCCGACGGCACCGTCACGGAAGCTCAGGGCTATCTGTTCAGCCGACCGGTCCCTGCGGTGCGGATGCGTCAGCTCCTCAACGCCTCTCATGGGCGCCGCGGCGAAGACGAGCTTCAGGTTGTTGGATCGCGTTCCTTCGCGTAA